Proteins from a genomic interval of Deltaproteobacteria bacterium:
- a CDS encoding four helix bundle suffix domain-containing protein produces the protein MNNKNQKPKPSLIPPHGGYRNLRSYQTAELVYDATVSFCDRFIDRRSRTHDQMVQAARSGVQNIAEGSMASATSKKTELKLTGVARASLEELLLDYQAFLRQKGLRIWAKDSPEAMAVRRNYQSDKSDMSDRSDPSACADADRYSLKAASPEVAANTLICLINQASYLLGRQLRRLEQQFLEEGGFTERLYKARVQARKTK, from the coding sequence ATGAATAACAAAAACCAGAAACCAAAACCTTCCCTCATCCCGCCTCACGGCGGATACCGCAATCTGAGATCCTACCAGACGGCGGAACTTGTCTATGACGCTACGGTGTCGTTCTGTGACCGCTTTATTGACAGGCGTTCGCGCACGCATGACCAGATGGTGCAGGCGGCGCGAAGCGGGGTGCAGAACATTGCTGAAGGTAGTATGGCGTCTGCAACCTCAAAAAAAACAGAACTCAAACTGACTGGCGTTGCCCGGGCAAGTCTTGAAGAATTGTTGCTGGATTATCAGGCTTTTCTTCGTCAGAAGGGTTTGCGCATCTGGGCTAAGGATTCACCAGAGGCTATGGCAGTGCGAAGGAATTATCAGTCAGACAAGTCGGACATGTCTGACAGGTCAGACCCTTCTGCCTGTGCGGACGCAGACAGGTATTCTTTGAAAGCGGCTTCACCAGAGGTTGCGGCAAACACTCTTATTTGCCTGATAAACCAAGCCAGTTATCTCCTTGGGCGGCAGCTTCGGAGGCTGGAACAGCAATTTCTTGAAGAAGGCGGTTTTACAGAAAGGCTATATAAGGCGCGGGTACAGGCCAGAAAAACAAAATGA
- a CDS encoding DUF2326 domain-containing protein, translating to MIYSVKSDQPSFKKIDLKPGFNVILAERTKESTKKDSRNGLGKSTLIEIIHFCLGANKGETLSKKELDDWAFTIDLDIAGKKYSVTRNTTKQNKIIIEGDCSGWPIPPDADLETGNKMLSKNDWNKTLGVLMFGLKPSYDTMKYVPTFRSLISYIVRRNGQRGAFLNPFQQYKQQHTWDIQVNNAYLLGLGWEFVSMLQVLKDREKILAQIKQEAQSGILANLMGTIGELEAVKVRLEAQTKQEEDDLKKFKVHPQYSNIELESNDITRKIHELINENINDKRLLEHYESSINEEVDVKPERVIKIYEEAGLHLPNLVTKRIDDVLSFHKQVVTNRKDFLKAEIERIKTNIGRIENEKQRLSSKRAELMLVLKEHGALEEYTQLQNHHQKTVSQLKDLELRIENLRKFEQGKSELNVEIELLQQQLSTDLSERKAQKEKAILLFNSNSQALYEAPGTLSIDVTKTGLKFGVNIERSGSHGIGNMKIYCYDLMLAQIWSEKGFAPRFLIHDSIIFADVDERQKALALELAAKESARLNFQYICTMNSDAIPTNDFSADFKFDDYIRQTFTDATEAGGLLGIRF from the coding sequence ATGATATATTCCGTGAAGAGCGATCAGCCTTCATTCAAAAAAATAGATTTGAAGCCAGGATTTAATGTGATTCTTGCAGAAAGGACAAAAGAGTCCACAAAAAAAGATTCACGAAACGGGCTTGGGAAGTCCACTCTTATCGAGATCATACATTTTTGCTTGGGTGCAAATAAAGGAGAAACGCTTTCAAAGAAGGAATTGGATGACTGGGCATTCACCATAGACCTTGACATCGCAGGGAAAAAATATTCTGTTACCAGAAACACTACCAAACAAAATAAAATTATCATAGAAGGGGACTGTTCTGGATGGCCGATTCCACCAGATGCCGACCTTGAGACAGGCAACAAAATGCTTTCCAAAAATGACTGGAATAAGACACTCGGCGTATTGATGTTTGGACTTAAACCTTCATACGACACTATGAAATACGTACCAACTTTTAGAAGTTTGATTTCTTATATTGTCAGGCGTAACGGTCAGAGAGGTGCTTTTCTTAATCCATTTCAGCAGTACAAGCAACAGCATACGTGGGATATTCAGGTGAATAATGCATATCTTCTTGGCCTTGGTTGGGAATTTGTTTCTATGTTACAGGTATTGAAAGATAGAGAGAAAATTCTTGCTCAGATTAAGCAGGAAGCACAATCAGGAATTCTTGCTAATTTAATGGGAACGATTGGAGAGCTTGAAGCGGTTAAGGTTAGGCTTGAAGCTCAAACTAAGCAAGAAGAAGATGATTTAAAAAAATTCAAAGTGCATCCGCAGTACAGTAATATAGAGTTAGAGTCAAACGACATAACCAGAAAAATACATGAACTTATTAACGAAAACATCAATGACAAGAGACTGCTTGAACACTATGAGTCAAGCATTAATGAAGAAGTCGACGTGAAACCGGAGCGCGTCATTAAAATCTATGAGGAAGCAGGACTCCATTTACCGAACTTAGTGACGAAAAGAATTGATGATGTTTTGTCTTTCCACAAGCAGGTTGTTACCAATAGAAAGGATTTCCTGAAAGCAGAAATAGAAAGAATAAAAACTAACATCGGACGGATAGAAAATGAAAAGCAGCGGCTCTCCTCAAAAAGGGCTGAATTAATGCTTGTTTTGAAAGAGCATGGCGCACTTGAAGAGTATACACAGTTGCAGAATCACCACCAAAAAACCGTTTCTCAACTTAAAGATTTAGAGTTAAGAATCGAAAACTTGAGAAAATTTGAGCAAGGAAAGAGCGAGCTTAACGTAGAAATTGAACTGCTTCAGCAACAGTTAAGCACAGATCTTTCCGAAAGAAAGGCGCAAAAAGAAAAAGCTATTCTCCTGTTTAATTCTAACTCACAAGCACTCTATGAAGCCCCTGGTACACTCTCAATTGATGTTACAAAGACCGGTCTTAAGTTCGGTGTAAATATAGAACGCTCAGGAAGTCACGGCATTGGCAATATGAAAATATACTGTTATGACCTTATGCTTGCACAGATTTGGTCTGAAAAAGGATTTGCGCCACGCTTCCTAATCCATGACAGCATAATTTTTGCTGATGTTGATGAAAGGCAAAAGGCGTTAGCTCTTGAACTTGCGGCAAAAGAATCGGCAAGGCTAAATTTTCAGTACATATGCACGATGAATTCCGATGCGATACCCACTAATGATTTCAGTGCTGATTTTAAATTTGATGATTATATTCGTCAGACGTTCACTGATGCCACAGAAGCGGGTGGGCTCTTGGGAATACGTTTTTAG
- a CDS encoding HNH endonuclease → MSGTIKTKDQKILCTKSGNRCALPDCRKILVIDGTATDLASLVAEMAHINGEMPGAARYDASMSDIERNTHPNLIFVCPSCHKKIDDQPNKYSVEKLYNIKSDHEEWINKLTGQAVVDVTFAELSIVTKYIMSCQAGIKDSLTLIPPKDKIQKNGLSNNIEQMIMMGMIQVKQVADFVNRCPDIEFGDRLSQGFVLEYERLKNTELMSGDELFNGLLDFASSGATDFKQRAAGLTVLVYLFEKCEVFEK, encoded by the coding sequence ATGAGTGGGACAATAAAAACTAAAGATCAGAAAATATTATGCACTAAAAGTGGCAATAGATGTGCATTGCCTGATTGTAGGAAAATCCTGGTTATTGACGGAACAGCAACTGATTTAGCTTCACTTGTTGCAGAGATGGCCCACATCAACGGTGAAATGCCTGGTGCTGCACGCTATGATGCCAGCATGTCTGACATAGAACGGAATACACACCCCAACCTCATTTTTGTGTGCCCATCATGCCATAAAAAAATAGATGATCAGCCAAATAAATATAGTGTTGAAAAACTATACAACATTAAGAGTGACCATGAGGAATGGATAAATAAGCTGACTGGACAAGCCGTTGTAGATGTGACTTTTGCAGAGCTTAGTATTGTTACAAAATATATCATGTCTTGTCAGGCAGGTATAAAGGACTCATTAACCCTAATTCCTCCAAAGGATAAAATTCAGAAAAATGGCCTTTCTAATAACATTGAGCAAATGATCATGATGGGAATGATTCAAGTAAAACAGGTCGCTGATTTTGTTAATAGATGCCCAGATATAGAATTTGGTGATCGTTTGTCGCAGGGCTTTGTATTGGAGTATGAGCGACTGAAAAATACTGAATTGATGAGCGGCGATGAACTATTTAACGGACTTTTGGATTTCGCATCTTCAGGCGCTACTGATTTTAAACAGAGAGCTGCGGGGCTGACAGTGCTTGTCTATTTGTTTGAAAAATGTGAGGTGTTTGAAAAGTGA
- a CDS encoding restriction endonuclease subunit S, producing the protein MGEWKEYKLADIAEIIGGGTPKTTVTEYWDGDIPWLSVVDFNNGRKLVFDTEKKITKKGLQESSTKLLKKGQIIISARGTVGALAVLGKDMAFNQSCYGLTTKENLTFNDYLYYLVKDNVSSLLNNTHGAVFDTITRETFEHISVELPSLPEQKSIASILSSLDDKIDLLHRQNKTLEALAETLFRQWFVEEAEESWEVTKLGTLGKIICGKTPSKKITSYFDGEIPFIKIPDMHGNTFVFDSEDSLTELGLKSQSNKTLPPKSICVSCIATVGLVIMNAKTAQTNQQINSIIPAKEIYRYFLYLNMLSMKDELLAMASGGTATDNLNTGDFLNIDIVLPPDTLIKEFDDKVNPMFEKIFTNQIQSSTLTKLRDTLLPKLMSGNVRVLG; encoded by the coding sequence ATGGGTGAGTGGAAGGAATATAAGTTAGCCGACATAGCGGAAATTATTGGCGGTGGCACGCCTAAGACTACTGTGACTGAGTATTGGGATGGCGATATACCTTGGCTTTCTGTAGTAGATTTTAACAACGGTAGAAAATTAGTATTTGATACAGAAAAGAAGATAACTAAAAAGGGATTACAAGAAAGTAGCACAAAACTCTTAAAGAAGGGGCAAATAATTATTTCAGCAAGAGGAACTGTTGGGGCTCTTGCAGTCTTAGGCAAAGATATGGCCTTTAATCAATCTTGCTATGGATTAACGACTAAAGAAAACCTCACATTTAATGACTATCTCTATTATCTGGTTAAAGACAATGTTTCCTCTTTGCTTAATAACACACATGGTGCGGTTTTCGATACCATTACAAGAGAAACTTTTGAGCATATTTCAGTAGAGTTACCTTCTCTCCCCGAACAAAAATCCATCGCCTCAATCCTCAGCAGTTTGGATGACAAGATAGACCTGCTGCACCGCCAGAACAAGACCTTGGAGGCATTGGCGGAGACGCTTTTCAGACAGTGGTTTGTGGAGGAGGCGGAGGAGAGTTGGGAGGTGACGAAACTTGGAACGTTAGGAAAAATCATTTGTGGCAAAACGCCATCAAAAAAAATTACGTCTTACTTTGATGGAGAAATTCCATTTATAAAAATTCCTGATATGCACGGAAATACATTTGTTTTTGATAGTGAGGATAGTTTAACTGAATTGGGATTGAAATCGCAGTCAAACAAAACACTACCACCTAAATCTATTTGCGTTAGTTGTATTGCAACGGTTGGCTTGGTTATTATGAATGCCAAAACTGCACAGACAAACCAACAGATTAATTCAATCATTCCAGCAAAAGAGATTTACAGGTATTTTCTATATCTGAACATGTTAAGCATGAAAGATGAATTGTTAGCAATGGCAAGTGGAGGAACAGCAACAGACAATTTGAATACAGGTGATTTTTTAAATATTGATATTGTGCTGCCACCGGATACTTTGATAAAAGAATTTGATGATAAAGTAAATCCAATGTTTGAAAAAATATTTACAAATCAAATCCAAAGCAGCACTCTCACTAAACTGCGCGATACGCTATTGCCAAAGCTGATGAGTGGGAATGTTAGGGTACTAGGATGA
- a CDS encoding PDDEXK nuclease domain-containing protein: MSNITPIGYAELLSDIKQRIRSAQYEALKAVNKELIALYWDIGKSIVEKQKKTGWGKSVVIQLAKDLQEEFPGIGGFSSSNLWRARLFYETYADKPKLAPLVREIAWSHNVLIFEKCKDAHERQFYIMATKKFGWSKNVLIHQIENKSYEKYLLNQTNFDKTVPENIRHQAKLAVKDHYTFDFLELADEHSEHQLEQALIKNIRNFLCEMGYSFAFLGNQFRLTVDEEDFFIDLLLYHRELQCLVAIELKIGDFKPEYKGKMEFYLNLLNDKIKLPRENDSIGIIICKNKKRTIVEYALKKSVHPIGVSTYSISPALPASYKNILPDAKTIARKLQAFNLNSVDEEADGNG; encoded by the coding sequence ATGAGTAATATAACCCCCATCGGATATGCGGAGTTATTGTCAGATATTAAACAAAGAATCCGTTCTGCACAATACGAGGCATTAAAAGCGGTCAATAAGGAACTGATCGCATTATATTGGGACATCGGCAAATCCATTGTAGAGAAACAGAAGAAGACCGGCTGGGGAAAATCGGTTGTTATTCAATTGGCGAAGGACCTGCAGGAAGAATTTCCCGGTATCGGCGGTTTTTCGTCTTCAAATCTTTGGAGGGCAAGATTATTTTATGAAACGTATGCCGACAAGCCAAAACTCGCACCATTGGTGCGAGAAATTGCATGGTCACACAATGTCCTTATTTTCGAGAAATGCAAAGATGCTCATGAGCGGCAGTTCTATATCATGGCAACGAAAAAGTTCGGCTGGTCAAAAAATGTCCTCATACACCAAATAGAAAACAAATCATACGAAAAATATCTTCTGAATCAGACAAATTTTGATAAGACCGTGCCTGAGAACATTAGACATCAGGCGAAGCTGGCGGTAAAAGATCATTACACCTTTGATTTTCTGGAACTGGCGGACGAACACTCCGAACACCAGCTTGAACAGGCGCTTATAAAAAATATCCGGAACTTTCTTTGTGAGATGGGCTATAGCTTTGCGTTTCTCGGCAATCAGTTCAGGCTTACCGTTGATGAGGAAGATTTTTTTATTGACCTGTTGCTTTATCATCGCGAGCTGCAATGCCTTGTAGCCATAGAGCTTAAAATCGGAGATTTCAAGCCGGAATACAAGGGCAAAATGGAGTTTTACCTTAATCTGCTGAACGACAAGATAAAGCTGCCCCGCGAAAACGATTCCATTGGTATTATTATCTGCAAAAACAAAAAGCGTACCATTGTGGAATACGCCCTAAAGAAATCAGTTCATCCTATTGGCGTGTCAACTTACAGCATCAGCCCCGCCCTGCCGGCAAGCTATAAAAACATTTTGCCAGACGCAAAAACCATTGCCCGAAAATTGCAAGCATTCAATTTAAACAGTGTGGATGAAGAGGCAGATGGTAATGGGTGA
- a CDS encoding class I SAM-dependent DNA methyltransferase yields MARTKNDKKEIQEEPLEKKLWKSADKLRKNMDAAEYKHIVLGLIFLKYISDAFEELYQKLTTQKSEGADPEDKNEYTAEKVFYVPPSSRWDWLQGRAKLPTIGKDIDNAMDAIEKDNPSLRGVLPKVYAQEKLDKASLGGLIDLIGSAAIGTKEARSKDVLGKVYEYFLGEFALAEGKKGGQFYTPGSVVKLLVEMLEPYEGRVFDPCCGSGGMFVQSEKFVEAHRDYYKKKRNGLSLNPADRISIYGQESNQTTWRLAKMNLAIRHIDSSNVKWNNEGSFLNDAHKDLKADYIIANPPFNDSDWSGDRLQNDARWSVLGQRLPPPPNNANYAWIQHFLYHLAPTGQAGFVLAKGSLTTKTNNEGEIRKAMVENDLIDCIVNLPSKLFLNTQIPACLWFLRRNKQNRKRQMLFIDARNLGFLKTRKNLEFTDEDIAKVASTYHNWRLSPAGGGKGKEYEDIQGFCKSVSIEEVKALNYVVTPGRFVGLPDDEDDFNFEERFTSLKTELEKQIAEEAALNKKIQENLAKIKPVPLSLKTGLEGK; encoded by the coding sequence ATGGCAAGAACCAAAAATGATAAAAAAGAGATACAGGAAGAGCCGTTAGAAAAGAAGCTCTGGAAGTCGGCCGACAAGCTGCGGAAGAACATGGATGCGGCTGAATACAAGCACATTGTATTGGGCTTGATCTTCCTGAAATATATCTCTGACGCCTTTGAAGAACTTTATCAAAAACTCACCACACAGAAAAGCGAAGGCGCTGACCCCGAAGACAAGAACGAATATACCGCTGAAAAGGTTTTCTACGTGCCACCTTCTTCGCGCTGGGATTGGTTGCAGGGGCGGGCAAAACTTCCTACCATTGGCAAAGATATTGACAATGCAATGGATGCTATTGAAAAGGATAATCCTTCGCTCAGAGGGGTCTTGCCAAAGGTTTATGCGCAAGAGAAGTTGGACAAGGCAAGCCTCGGCGGATTGATTGACCTAATAGGCAGTGCGGCGATTGGGACAAAGGAAGCGCGGAGCAAAGATGTTCTCGGTAAGGTCTATGAATACTTCCTTGGTGAATTTGCCTTGGCTGAAGGAAAAAAGGGAGGGCAGTTCTACACTCCGGGAAGTGTCGTAAAACTGCTTGTTGAAATGCTTGAGCCTTACGAAGGAAGGGTATTTGACCCATGCTGCGGCTCAGGCGGGATGTTTGTGCAGAGCGAGAAGTTTGTAGAGGCGCACCGTGATTACTACAAGAAAAAACGCAACGGATTATCCCTGAATCCGGCAGACCGCATATCAATTTATGGGCAGGAAAGCAACCAGACTACATGGCGATTGGCAAAGATGAACCTCGCAATCCGCCATATAGACAGCAGTAATGTGAAATGGAATAACGAAGGCTCTTTTCTTAATGACGCACACAAAGACCTGAAGGCAGATTATATCATCGCAAACCCGCCGTTTAATGACAGCGATTGGAGCGGCGACCGGCTTCAAAATGACGCCCGCTGGAGCGTGCTGGGACAAAGACTACCACCTCCGCCGAATAATGCAAATTACGCATGGATACAACACTTTCTTTATCATCTTGCGCCTACAGGACAGGCAGGCTTTGTATTGGCAAAGGGTTCGCTGACAACCAAGACCAATAATGAAGGCGAAATACGCAAGGCAATGGTTGAAAACGATTTGATAGACTGCATCGTCAACCTGCCATCCAAATTATTTTTGAATACGCAGATACCTGCCTGCCTTTGGTTTCTCAGACGCAACAAACAAAATCGCAAACGGCAAATGCTGTTTATTGATGCCCGTAACCTTGGTTTTTTAAAGACCCGAAAAAACCTTGAATTTACCGATGAGGATATTGCAAAGGTGGCAAGCACATACCACAACTGGCGTTTGTCCCCCGCTGGAGGGGGCAAGGGGAAGGAATATGAGGACATACAGGGTTTCTGCAAGAGCGTAAGTATTGAAGAAGTAAAAGCATTGAACTATGTAGTTACACCCGGCAGGTTTGTGGGTTTGCCCGATGATGAAGATGATTTTAATTTTGAAGAACGTTTTACTTCATTGAAAACAGAATTGGAAAAACAGATCGCCGAAGAAGCGGCGCTGAACAAGAAAATACAGGAAAACCTTGCGAAAATTAAGCCTGTCCCGTTATCTCTTAAAACGGGATTGGAGGGCAAATGA
- a CDS encoding undecaprenyl-diphosphate phosphatase, with product MFVDIIKACVLGIVEGVTEFLPVSSTGHLILAGNLLSFTGENANTFEIFIQLGAIIAVVWLYRERLFFMAMDLGSGKSRRLSANIIIAFLPAAIIGLLTHSWIKLYLFNTRTVAAALIAGGLVILIIERTVKAPHVLEIENISLRTALGIGFAQVFSLFPGVSRSGATIMGGLVAGLDRKTATEFSFFLAIPTMFAATSYDLLKNLKHLSAGDIPVFATGFIIAFLSALLVIKAFLGFVTKHNFSAFAYYRIIFGILILLLLG from the coding sequence ATATTTGTTGATATTATAAAGGCATGTGTCCTTGGCATCGTTGAGGGTGTTACAGAATTTTTGCCCGTCTCATCCACAGGTCATCTCATACTGGCAGGTAATCTCCTTTCATTCACAGGGGAGAATGCGAATACCTTTGAGATATTTATACAACTCGGCGCCATTATAGCAGTGGTCTGGCTTTACAGGGAAAGGCTTTTCTTTATGGCCATGGATTTGGGTAGCGGAAAATCCAGAAGGCTATCAGCCAATATCATCATTGCGTTTCTGCCAGCGGCAATCATCGGCCTTTTAACACATTCATGGATAAAATTGTATCTTTTCAATACCCGCACAGTTGCCGCTGCGCTTATCGCCGGCGGCCTTGTAATATTGATTATTGAAAGGACTGTAAAGGCTCCACATGTTTTGGAGATTGAAAATATATCTTTGCGCACAGCATTGGGCATTGGTTTTGCTCAGGTATTTTCCCTGTTCCCGGGTGTTTCAAGGTCAGGGGCAACAATCATGGGCGGGCTGGTTGCCGGCCTTGACAGAAAAACAGCAACAGAGTTTTCATTCTTTCTTGCAATACCCACAATGTTTGCAGCCACATCGTATGACCTGCTTAAAAACCTGAAACACCTTTCAGCAGGAGACATCCCTGTCTTTGCAACTGGTTTTATAATCGCATTTCTATCAGCCCTGCTGGTTATAAAGGCATTCCTTGGTTTTGTTACGAAACATAACTTTTCAGCGTTTGCATACTACCGCATTATATTCGGCATTCTCATCCTGCTGCTGCTTGGATAG
- the phoU gene encoding phosphate signaling complex protein PhoU, producing MTRVAYHKALEELENELMVMGEMVAKAIKDSIEALKKRDFEMSKEIIKNDLLINKKRFEIEERCLHMIATQQPMAIDLRTIAAILSIITDLERIGDHAEGNAKINLLIGSEPLVKPLIDVPRMSEKGLSMLDRVLKAFINRDAKTARAICDEDDEVDALYDQIYRELLLLMIENPKKIEGATYLIWLAHNLERIADRVTNIAERVVFMATGKMEEVNVSKY from the coding sequence ATGACCAGAGTGGCATATCATAAGGCATTAGAAGAACTTGAGAATGAACTCATGGTAATGGGTGAGATGGTGGCAAAGGCAATTAAAGACTCCATAGAGGCATTGAAAAAAAGGGACTTTGAGATGTCAAAGGAGATTATAAAGAACGACCTTTTGATAAACAAAAAAAGGTTTGAGATAGAAGAAAGATGCCTTCATATGATTGCAACCCAGCAGCCAATGGCAATTGACTTAAGGACAATCGCCGCCATATTGAGCATCATTACAGACCTTGAGAGAATCGGCGACCACGCGGAGGGAAATGCAAAGATAAATTTATTGATAGGAAGCGAACCCCTCGTAAAACCGCTCATAGATGTCCCACGGATGTCCGAGAAGGGCTTGTCCATGCTGGACAGGGTTCTTAAGGCATTTATAAACCGCGACGCAAAGACAGCCAGGGCTATATGCGATGAGGATGATGAGGTTGACGCCCTTTATGACCAGATATACAGAGAACTCCTCCTCCTTATGATAGAGAATCCCAAAAAGATTGAAGGCGCAACATATCTCATCTGGCTTGCCCATAACCTGGAAAGGATAGCAGACAGGGTAACAAACATTGCGGAGAGGGTGGTTTTTATGGCTACAGGGAAGATGGAAGAGGTGAATGTGTCGAAGTATTAA
- the pstB gene encoding phosphate ABC transporter ATP-binding protein PstB, which translates to MDNSAFKIENVNVFYGDKLALDNVNMGISPKAVTAVIGPSGCGKSTFIRCLNRMNDLIPVFRIEGKIKFNGIDIYSKEMDVIDIRRRVGMVFQKPNPFPKSIYENTAYGLRIQGIKNKSRLDGIVESSLKKAAIWDEVKDRLPHSALSLSGGQQQRLCIARAIAVEPEVILMDEPCSALDPIATAKIEDLITELKNEYTVIVVTHNMQQAARVSDYTGFFMMGKLHEFDITKKIFTAPSNKMTEDYITGRFG; encoded by the coding sequence ATGGATAATAGCGCTTTTAAGATAGAAAATGTAAATGTATTCTACGGCGACAAACTGGCATTGGATAATGTGAACATGGGAATATCCCCCAAAGCCGTTACTGCTGTTATAGGTCCTTCAGGCTGCGGCAAGAGCACATTTATAAGATGCCTGAACAGGATGAATGACCTTATCCCGGTATTCAGAATTGAAGGAAAAATAAAATTTAATGGCATAGATATATATTCAAAGGAAATGGATGTCATAGACATAAGAAGACGTGTCGGCATGGTATTTCAGAAGCCCAATCCATTTCCCAAGAGCATCTACGAAAATACGGCGTACGGCCTGAGGATACAGGGGATAAAAAATAAAAGCAGGCTTGACGGGATTGTTGAATCAAGCTTAAAGAAGGCTGCTATCTGGGATGAGGTAAAAGACAGGCTTCCTCATTCTGCGCTTTCTTTATCAGGCGGCCAGCAGCAGAGGCTCTGCATTGCCAGAGCCATAGCCGTTGAGCCTGAGGTTATCCTCATGGATGAACCCTGCTCAGCCCTTGACCCCATTGCAACAGCAAAGATAGAGGATTTAATAACAGAATTGAAAAACGAATATACGGTTATCGTAGTCACCCACAACATGCAGCAGGCCGCAAGGGTGTCGGATTACACAGGTTTTTTCATGATGGGTAAGCTCCATGAATTTGATATTACAAAGAAGATATTTACAGCGCCGTCAAATAAGATGACGGAGGATTATATAACAGGAAGGTTTGGATAA
- the pstA gene encoding phosphate ABC transporter permease PstA, with product MSKSMDRKFINRLYDKAFLLIGIFATSISLIFLLALLLDILADGMGRLGWQFLANYPSRKPEEAGILSAWVGTVWIMVLTGGIAFPLGVSAAIYLEEYSRKNWLTDIIEINIANLAGVPSIIYGLLGLGLFVRFLNMERSVIAGAMTLAILVLPIVILSTREAIKSIPPSIREASYALGASKWQTIRNQVLPSAMPGILTGVILAMSRAVGETAPLITMGALTYIAFLPASPISSDFPYISFQGLFDAFTVLPIQIFNWVSRPQKGFAIDAAAAIIVLLVITFVMNAFAIYLRQKYQKKIRW from the coding sequence ATGAGTAAATCCATGGACAGAAAATTTATAAACAGACTTTACGACAAAGCATTTCTGCTCATAGGTATTTTTGCCACATCTATAAGCCTTATTTTCCTTCTGGCGCTTTTGCTGGATATACTCGCAGACGGCATGGGAAGGCTGGGCTGGCAGTTCCTTGCCAATTATCCTTCAAGAAAACCTGAAGAGGCAGGGATACTCTCTGCATGGGTTGGGACGGTCTGGATTATGGTTCTGACAGGCGGCATTGCATTCCCCCTCGGCGTGTCAGCGGCAATATATCTTGAAGAATATTCCAGAAAAAACTGGCTCACAGACATAATAGAGATAAATATCGCAAACCTTGCGGGCGTGCCTTCTATTATTTATGGGCTGCTTGGGCTTGGGCTGTTTGTAAGATTTTTAAATATGGAGCGCAGCGTAATAGCCGGGGCAATGACCCTTGCAATACTTGTTCTTCCAATTGTGATACTTTCAACAAGGGAGGCGATTAAATCAATACCGCCGTCCATAAGAGAGGCATCTTATGCCCTTGGCGCCAGCAAATGGCAGACCATAAGAAATCAGGTTTTGCCTTCTGCGATGCCGGGCATCCTGACAGGGGTAATCCTTGCAATGTCAAGGGCAGTGGGCGAGACAGCGCCGCTTATAACAATGGGCGCCCTGACCTATATTGCCTTTTTACCGGCGAGTCCCATATCATCAGATTTTCCTTATATAAGTTTTCAGGGGCTATTTGACGCATTTACCGTCCTGCCCATCCAGATATTCAACTGGGTGTCGCGGCCTCAAAAAGGCTTTGCAATAGATGCGGCGGCAGCTATAATTGTGCTTCTCGTTATTACATTTGTAATGAATGCCTTTGCCATATATCTGAGGCAGAAGTATCAAAAGAAAATAAGGTGGTAA